TCGTGCAGCTCATGTCAACGGATGTAGCTACCGTTAGCAGGCTAGTTAATACAGAAGCTATATTTatcccattttttatttaactgagATTCTTAACAATTGACCAGCTTAATAGTGACGATACTACTAATAAATCTACTTAAACCACGGATGTGATAGTTGGCAAAGCAGACGGGACACATTATAAAGTTAAAGTTTCCtatttagcttgctagctaacCGAAGCTAAGTTGACCATTCATATGTATGCTAGTGGACCAACAGGGTTTGGCATGTTAGCTTTAACAAAGGTGGGAGTCTGGGAGAAGTAGTGTATTTAACTTAACCTATTTGTGCTTTATTGCCTTGATTGACCacaaatcaaaaaacaaaaatgaaactgCTTTGCTGGAAAGTGTTCTTTCATCATACAATGTTTAGTATATGGCACTACTttacaaatatgtatttgattatatttcaggGAAGAAAATGACAGTCCCAAGTGCCAAACTGACTAAATATAGCGTGATAAGAAATGGACTATATCTTAGAAACTAAAAGATTAGAATCAACATTTGGTGTCGCTGAATCATAGCAAGTTGGATATGAAACATATGCCTGCAGTTAAACTAATCTGGATGAATACTATGccaatttccctttttaatattcaaagtCCAGTCTTTGGGCTCATTATCACAGCGTAAAAATACTCTGGTACAAGTAATGTAAGTAAATAAGTATTGGCATTCAAATATACTTAATACCTGCAATAAGCAAGTAGATGGCGGTGCTGGCTTTAACCACAGCTTTTCCTCGTGTCTGCAGGCAGTAGAAGATGTGAACGTCACTTTTGAAGACCAGCAGAGGATCAATAAATTCGCCAGGAACACAAGTCGGATGAACGAGCTGAAAAATGAAATCGATGCGAAGAAAGTAAGCACCGTGTAATGTGGATTTCACACACTTGGTATCCACTGTGTGGTCATCTGAGTTTGCAATGACACCTAATATTGTAGACCAACATGTGTAATGGCAATAATATAGGTTTATTGTGTGTAGACAATTTGATAAAATGTCCACAGTCCGTTTGCAACAGCCCTGTTTTTCATAAGGATCAAAGCATTTATTAAATAAGGAGCTGTTGAAACTTAATGTTCATTTTGAATGCTGTAGTTTGTGGTCCTGCTATTTCTAATTTGGTATACTGCAAAGGGTTTCTAATAATTGATCTACTTTCACACCCTAATCATGTTCACTTCTTAAGTTTAACATACCAGACATCAGAGGCACTCGCTACAGCTTGTGAAATTACCATAAAGTTGATCATGACAGATTCCGCTCCAATGAAATTTGTTCATATGGGTCACAGTTAAGTACGGTTTTAAGGGAAGTGCAGCTGCTGAATTACTGACAGTAATTTGTTAACAGCCCTAATTGAGACTGTAATGGTGTGCTAATGTCTCCCTGCAGAAATCGCTGCAGAACATGCAGGATGCCAGCGACGACCTAATGATGTTAGAAGACGACTCTATTTTGATCCCGTACCAAATTGGTGACGTCTTTGTCAGTCACACCCAGGAGGAGACTCAAGAGATGCTGGAGGCTGCTAAGGTAGGTTTCTTAAAATGGTAATCATCGTTAAAATACCCTCATTAAGCTGGCGTCATGAAGTCAAGGGACTACAAGAAAATATAACATGATGATGACAGATGTAGAAAGGTATTTGATGATTTTTAAAAGACAGTAAATACAGCAGCATTAAACTCAGTTcacctattttattttagttttctcctaataaaaaaaggtttacttATCTTTCTTAAAGGGAAAAAGAATACACAAACTGCATTCGTGGTTATTGTGGCTAGGGAATTCTATATAGTTTGTATGTATTACTAATGTTTAATTTCAATATAAAGAAGGCTCTTTTCATAACCCAATTGCATTGGAAAAAATAGTCAAACTACATCCTTCCTATTAAATTATGGGTTTGTTTATTTCGCAATTCCTGCCTCTAAGCAAAAATCTGATTTCCAGCGACAGATATGTCTAACTTTCTTCTAAGCTTCCTTTGAAagtcatttacatttctgaatgttGCCCATTAACTGTGTTATAAATCCTTGAGTAGATGCTGATTAGAAACATTCTAATAGTGAACCAATTTTCCCATACTTTGCACCCTGTTCAAACggcatattcatttatttttgccgtGCTCTCTTAACCTTGTGCTCCCATGGAGAGTCATAGTGGTTCAAAACAAGTGTGAACTACattggaaataaagtattttatgtTAGCACAAAATGAATAACGTGTGAGAATCACAAACATACTAAGAACGGTCTGTTAATCTGACAAAaagtgtgtgggtttttttgaaTGACGCAGTCCACTACTTGGCATATACTACCAGAGGAAATAAGGCCTTGAATGTCATCATGTGTGTCTCTATGGTTTCTGTAGTCCTTCACCACTACAAAATCcaagtaataaaaaacatttgcatcctTTTCATCGGTTCAATCAAATGCATTCATTTCCATGATGTTTTCACACGGGGAGATTGCTACTAgatcaataaaaacatcacaaatcaGGAAAGGTTTTGCACACAGAATTACACATgactatatttttatatttgatcaataCATGcgtgtatgtgacaaataaaacctcTTTTTTGCACACTATTGATTAATGTTGTGAGTGCATAAGGTTTCAGATCCACAACACTATCAGTCACTTGGACTGCAGGCATGACAGTGATATTGATCTAACTTTTGGCAAGAAACGCAGCGCATACTCCCAACAAATTGAAAACTATTCCTTTATGTGCACTGATAGTTGGTTTAGAGAATTGGAACAGTGAGAAACAGTCCAACTTTGGGGCACTTTAATCCTCCATGGTGCATCTTATGGCGATAAGCTAGGCTGTGTCAGTGCTTCTTGGTTGCTGAAGGGAAGATATTGTCCTTGTCCTTCCCTCCGTCACTTCCAGggttttatcctttttttaatcttctgATGCTTTAtcgcaaaacaaacacacagcgcAGGCATTTCTGATTTATGTAGAGCAGTCTGCTACATCTGAGAATGACAAACAGCTGAGAAAACTCCTATTATGTCCTGATTATGAATGAGTTTGCTCTTATTTAGGCTACATTTCCATACGCTTTTTCTTTCATCACAATTTCTTCTTCCTGCataatgtgttttcatctgTTGTAGCTTGCGTCATGTGGGGGAATTATAATAGTTGTAATTTGGATTTTATGTTCTGTAATCAGGAAACACTGGAGCAGGAGGTCAAAGCCCTTGATGACCGAGTGGCTGCGATACTGCAAGTTTTGGGGGATCTGAAGATCCAGCTCTATGCCAAGTTTGGTACCAACATTAACCTGGAGGCTGATGAAAGCTAAGCTGGGAGACGGACACTGACAGCTGCCCTAAATCGGACTTTTTCATGCAGCTCCTGTATCACATCCACAGAGCCAAACACAACCTCCCGTGGGACTCCGCATGAACGGCTTATATGTGTGTAGCTTCTGGCTTTTGTTCGCACAGGTGTGGTGTTTAGTTTGCAATCAAAGTCACAAGGACACCAACAGTTACGGTAtggagataaaataaatatgcatcaTTTGTTACTTATTTTAATTGGTCccttatttaatgttttttttactctgctGATCAAACTTAAGTAAACAATGATAAACAAAACACCTGCGTAGTGTTTAACCTTCTGAACATTAACAATGTGAACTCACTTTGTGCTCGACTCCCTCAAAGGAGaacaaattaacacatttttgtttatgcaaCAATTTCTGGAATCCTTAAGGGTATCCAATCTGCTTCACTTATTCAGAATTTTGCGGTGCTGCCACAATAAATTAAGGTGATAAAATAAGTACGTTCAGTTACTGATCAACACGTTTGTCGTCTGTTTccaaaatgcattaaatgtaatTCTGTAATACACTTATTGTCATTGATCTTCAACCAGAAACTGAATCGCTGTGCGTTTTTAAAGAATGACTCTTCTTTAatctatgcatttcttttttgtgtttaatattgAACATTTCAACCCATTTATCGCCTCGGTTCCTCATACAGTTATTTTGATTAATCTAAAAAAATCTCTTTGCTGgaactgtaaataaatatagtacagaaaaaataaattagcaaGGCaagttcatttatatagcacctttcaacagaaggcaattcaaagtgcctTGCAAAAATGAAAACGTTAAaacagtgcagcagaaacacaacattaaaaagcaatacaattcGCAAAACAAGCTAATATAGAATAACACGGGTGTAAAATACATGCATGAGGGTTAAAGTGTAGTGTAAGATAttaataattcaattaaaagcagcggcaaaactaaaagtcttcagcctggatttgaaaatggaaagagttgcagcggacctgccGAGTTCTGGTAGTTTGATCCAGATATTTGGAGTATAATAATGGATCGCTGCTTCTCCAcgtttagttctgactctggggacagaaagctgacccgtcgcagaagacctgagagttctgggtGGTTCAGAATGTAGCAGCAgatgagaaatgtattttcgGCCCAAcaccattcaatgctttataaaccagcacCCAACCAAAGGATGTTGGGTAGAACTACAGAAAAGCCACGTAATGTCATTTGTTAATTATTGTTTACATATTCTTTACACGTCCTCACATGGTCAGATAGAAGTTAGCAAAAATAAAGGCTTCTTTTAATGGTTAACTGCTAAAACGAAGGGAGGGGAGCACACTTTTTCCCCAAATACAATTCTGAAAATCTttctaaatgtcaactttttaaaatggcctgtaatgtttttctaaattatgactttttcctaaaaattctcctttttttccccccaaatttctgtcttttttccgtctttttttgttgtgatttcgacttttaaaagtgtcccactattttctcataaATATTTCAGGATCAATCAAATATCAGAGCACTCTCATAATAACGTAACACTATCAGAGGCAGGATAtatttccctctcctctctctggtcGCTACAATGGGGAAATGAAATAACTGGCcaaaaggttttatttacaattattaaaaagtaAGCAGGAGAAACCAGACCCAACTGAGACCTGTCCTGTCGGTCCGCCGCATATACACATGAAAATACGCAAATGAGTGTTTATTATGGACAGTTTAAAGGGCGTTGGTGGGGaggtctgtagggacttggtttgggaaccggaaggtcgccggttcaaatccccgaaagaccaagtgctaccgagtTGTACTGAGTAAGGTTGCGTTCCCCTAAAGATACTGCTCCCCAGGTGCCGTaaatatggcagcccactgctagGATGGGTCACATGCAGAATGTGGGATGATTAAGGGTTCCTTAACTTAACAGACTTCCCTCTCTCTGATTAGTCTAAAGGTCTTGGAAGATGCAACTCATTTCAATACCACTGTCCAAAAACTTTCAAGAGTACTACTCAACATTTAAGTGATGAATTCAGGTGAAATCTAAATTGTTCTGTCTGAATATTGTTGGGATAATTCTTTAAACATGCTGGAGGTTTTGGGAGCTCccacaaataacaacaacaatgcacaaACCTCATTAAATCGTGCCCTGAAGCCCGGCCCGACTTAAtatgtgaagaaaaataaatgaagagttTGAAGTAATAGCAGACACCTCTGGAGGATCAAGATCTCAATTAACAAGTTTCTCCTCCCGCTCGGTTTCCTGCTGAACATTCACAGCTATGATTAAGAGGAACTCCtccacacccccccccaccccccacacacacagagcttgTTAAACCGCGGctcagaggaacacacacatggaaatgaCTGGACTTATTTCCCCGATGGCCTTGTGTACTGTCTCTGTCCCCTCTGTCTTTATCTGTTATTCTACCTGTCCTCCGCTTCCTCTCTAATGACACATATTGGAGTGAACTTCTAAAACTCTTTGACAGATTTTAAATTGGTTTGATTTCCGCTCAAGCTGGTGTGCAGTCTGCCACAATAAGACGCCTCATTTATTAGTGTTTTTCTGAAATTCCAGCTTTAAAACGTGGAATAATTTGTCCAAAAATAGGATGCAAGTACGTTGTTGACTCTGATGAACTCTATAGGGAGATAGTACACATTCATTGTCCTCTTTGGGATGTAATTGATGttaatttaaaggaaaataaacacaggttTAATAAAGCTCAAGGTGTAATGCTCAAACTGACCACCAGgtgtctctgtctccccattAATTACACAGTCCTATCAAGATGAGCTCCTTAAGATATGCATTGAACATCTAAAGAAATAGCTCAAACATGCTTGTGTCCTTGCTCCTGGAGATAGATATATTATGAGTGGGATACCGAGGGAGTAACAGAAATATGGAGTGGGAATCAGGACTCCTCAGCAGCTGCTCGAAGTACAATCAGTGAAAAGGGATTTCTCcaagggataaaaaaaaagaaagaaaagtaaacGTTTCAATTGAGAAATTAAGTAAAGTTTATGAttctttaaatgtagtttttaagtTTGGTTTGCAGAGCTGAGAAGCTGGAAGACTAGCTATACTTATTCAGTTATTAATAGCATTTATTCAATCTTTATACATCTTTACATGcaatgtcttcattttttttaacggAATTATGGATTAAAGTATTGATAAATATCAATATCCTAACGATACATTACATGTCCCTTGTTAGATGTTTTTACTCAAAGAAACTTACAATCCCCAAAGGCGCTAATtagggtgaagtgtcttgcccaagcacacaacgacatgctgactgcagtggggattgaaccagtgctcccctgatccgaagatcaacACACAAACGCACTGAGCCACACCCTCCCGATACCCATCCCTAAGTGGAATAATTGGAGAATGCTTTGTAAATAAGACTCATACACTTACGATTTGGCCTCTAGGTTTAAACTGTGATATGCCACAACAACTCTCTTTTGATTACAGTCGTCTTTACCTTCTCAGTGACGTACCGTCCACCAGTCAGTGCAGGTTTTGCCTGTAGCCGGTGTCTTCCTCAAAGACTTTGTGCACTCTTCATCACTTCCTGCACCGGTGCTACAGAGATGACGCTGTTTGTTTCTGCAGAAGGTTGGGAAAATCCATCGGCTCCTCATCACTAACCTCTGTCTCACACAGCTTGTGGTCATTACAAATGGAACAATGCTAGCTGTCAAAGGCCATGCAATTTATATAAGGTGATTTTGATATCAGCATGGAGGGTCTTGCTTCTTCAACACTTTGGCTTTTTATGCAACCGTACtatttacttttgttgttgtccGTCTTTAATCAACAGCTCACTGTAAAGACGCAAAAGCAATATTAGCAAATCGTTGTCAGGATTGAAATATACGTCCTAAATTGAGCTGAAACTGCTAATATTCCGACTTCGGTTGTAGATTTACCAGGAACGAGTTCTAAAACCTTggagtgagttagcattttaccacttcctgttccctcgtccGTAGGATTGTGGAAAATAGTTTAAGAGaaggatcacgttttgttctacgacattaagTGCACTCCCACTGACTTTGTTAACGATATTAGAATGTTAattgaaacagccatgacttctagttaaactcagtgtggctaaaaggaaaagctttgttaaaatatgcaagcgcacAGAAAGTCAGTTAAtaggatcttaagttggcgtgacgttcAAGttgtgcgaccctgctgtactcgttGATAGcgtaacgttagcattttgcttctggcgattagatttagGATtcgaaaattataaaagtagggtacacatgtggagattatccggctgaacaaaacgtgcattaCCAACAGGTTTTCCACAGAcctgattttttttacaatatttcaaaatcctacggagaaattgagttgcttttttgtcgagggaacgccatgcgcagcttacttccgggttggcctacaaaaaacGTCATCCCTGCGGCGCCCTATTCGCTGCTTTATTGTTTCTTATGTGtgtatattgaatatatttgggttAGTTTTGTACTGttgatgaaacaaaaataagacGTGTCTATTTCCCTTTTAGAATTTAGGAAATGATGATTCCCTTTGACTACACAAATGAATTGATTGGGAAAATGTATCTGCTTATCTGTCTGTATGCAGAATCGTGCCTTAGAGACCATTGAGTCACCAGGATGCTGCTGTCATCTAGGCTTCCCAAACCAAAGCGTCTGAGTGATGGCGGCGGATATGAGGGTTTTCAGCCGTGTAGTGTGGCTCATTATGGGAGACTGTGCTGTATCAGAGGGGTTATGAAGAAGTGCCTCAAACCACGAAGAAAGAACGAGTGACTTTGAGAGGCACGTGTCCGAGCAAATGGTGCAAAAGGGCAGCCTACTTTCAAAGAGTTATATTTGGTGGGACTTTTAAGACTCATTAATTAGTTGATAATGAATTCCATCCCTATATTTCTCGCGACTCTGGAGATGTGTGATGAGGCTGGGATACCTTCTGTCATTCATTTCATTACTGTCTGTCAAGTTGATCAGCCAAGACAATAAAGGCGCAATTCCACTGCGGCAGCAAATGAATCATCTGAATGATGAAGACTTTGTGTGGTCTGATCCCTCTGTGAGCAcgtaggagtgtgtgtgtgtgtgtgtatgtgtatgtacaAGTGAACAAATTGATGTCCCACAACCATCATCCAGTGGtttatttaaagatgtgtttgtcTTTCGTTTATGAATTGCTGAATTGGAAATTAAAACACTCATTCATGTATCATCGAGTCTCGGTGTAGAAAGCACAAAATGTGTGGGAGTCTTCGCTTGTAACTTTCCATCAGTTATGTACTTTAATCAGCGGGCCGTAATATGCAAAGAATATTACTTTAGACACGCATTTCCATATCCACCGTGGAACAATAGACCAAATAACTTACCATATAAAAGACAGTACAACGCCTCCAAATATTTCAATGAATATCATTATCAAGGTCTGGATTTATTTCAGTTACATCGCAGAGACCTTGAAGAAAAATGACATATCCAAGCTGTTGCTGGATATTTTAAACTCTCCGTTCAAAGACTTGACAGAAACCCTTAATTCTACCGCGCATTTGAGTCGTCTTACATGGATTTCATGTAACCGTTACATTTGAAAACTCTGGTGAGTTCATTTCAACACACCAGAGGTCTGAATCAATAAGTTACAGTCTTCTGCTTTGGTCCAGACTTAGAAATCTCATTATCTTCTGCAAGGACTGCTATGAAGTTGTGTACAGACGTGCATGCTCTCCAGAGGATTACATCTAATGATGTCAGGGACTTCCTGCCGTGTTCCTCTAACGCTGGCATTACGTTGACTTGTTGTACTAAAACGTTTGCTCTTTTGGAAGTAATTTGATACAGAAAATCATGGTCCCCAGATGATGAGTCTTAGTGAGTTTGATGAACTCCGGACTTTTCCTCTATCGCCACAGTAATAAGGACGACAATGATTTGGTTTGTATGACATTTCGTACCGTCATTCGTGTTCCCCAGTGGATTAGCCCTTATGTCAGTGACTTTCTCCCTTGTTCCTCCAACCCTATTATTACGTTGACATTTCAAGTTTTTTCTGAGATGTTGCAACTTTTGGAAGGATTGCCAAGTCATTTAATACAGAAAATCATGGTCCGAGGATGATGAATCCTAGCGAATTAGTTCATATCCTGACTTTTCCCTCTAACGCCGCCATGAGAACGACATTTGGTGCTCCAGTGTAATGTTTCAACAGCTATTTGATGAATTTGACATCATGACATGTatgttccccagaggataaGGACCAAGTGTGTTATTGATCCCCCAACGTTTCTCTACTGCCACCACAAGGTagatatatttgcatttttactcAAATATTTCAACAACTACTTGATCATTTTGACATCAtgacattcatgttccccagagTATCAAGCTACTGATCCCCTGACGTTTCTCTAACACCAGCACTTAACATCAACTACTTGATGAACTGCCTTGACATTTGTTGCAGACATTCATCTCCCCAGAGGATAACAGTAATTACTCTGATAATCCGCTGACCTTTCATCTAACACATCAACACTTCAATGTGTCCGATACCTTAGGTCTGTGACTAAATACCTGCAAAAGTCATGACACTCCCATCATGACAAAACTGTACTTTGTGCTAATTGACAGCTATGCTAACAGGCTAAAGTAAGGTGCGGAGAATGGCACACTTTATATCTGCTAAATTCAGTCTGTTAACACGATTGTGAGCTTGTTAGAGCAGCGCTGACGTTAGCATGTAGCTCCTTTGTGTCTAAGTGCAGCCTCACAGACCTGCTCAAAGACTTTGTTGCTAACAAGGTGTAAGAGTCATATTTCATTCCCCCTTGTGAGTGTAATTTTAGCACAGGGCATCACAGCCTTGTTGGTCCAGTGTACGCTGAGCTGATGACCACTGGGCAGCTCCAGCAGACCAATCCAGTGTTCTGTGTATTGCACAATGTTTCTCTAATGGCATTTACGGGAAGAAGGATGAATGCTTCACATTCTCTCCAGCAGGATTTTCCCCAAGTAGATATTTAAACCAATGATCCTACAGTCATATTAGTGTTGCACCGACTCAGCAGCCGGTCGTCCAATTAGCTTCAATTTATGGCTCAACAACAGCAAATAAAAGCTCAGAATATGGTTTCGCATTCCTTTAGGTGACGTTTTGCTGTGATATTTGACTGAGAATCATATCTCTGGCCTTCTTTCACACATACTTATAGCTTAATTACTGGGTTGAAACTACACACTGAAGACGAGGATCAATAATGTCTGCAATTCAATCTAATTGATCAAAAGCGTTCAAAATGAAAGCAACACAATCTGCTTTGTGGCTGAGCAGTAAAGGCTATACCCCCTCATTAATTAGCCGAATTCCATTATAAATCACACACTGTGATCTATGTTGGCGTTGCTCACTTTCATCCACCTACTGGATCTTTTCTAATATCACCTCCGTAGGTGCAGAGctgtttcactttcacttttagCTGCAACACTTCACTCGGCTCCAACTGGCAATTGTGGCTTTGACACGTTCCAGTATGCTAATATCATCCTGCCGATGAATTGTCAATTGAATATGTTCAATCAGGCCCCTCgaccaggaggaggaaaatacTACCCAATGACAATCAGAGGAATACTTAACAGTGCTGCACAGTTTAGTGTATTCTGATTATAAGTGGACTCGTAGGATGGAAGTCAGTGGCTGAAACAATAACCGTCTGGATGTTATCATCCAATTGCACGGCATGTTTGgtattattacatattatatGCCTTTAATGAACAATTACCGTGCATATATATACATTAGTCTCAAAAGGAGGAAAGATGCTATATGCCAGTAAGATGTTTCTTGAGATTTTGAGGCCTTTGTCTTTATCGAATCCCTAAAAAAGTGCGATCCAATAATGAAAGAGTTACCATTGTTTGCATTCAGGTtaacaggaaatgtatttttgttaatatttatataGAAGCCCTTCAAAGCGAGtatgaacaatttaaaatatattatttattaacaatttaaccgtcaaaatacaaacaaaagtgCATTATAGTTATTGATTCTTTATGACATCACTTTTGGAGAACTTAGTCCCTCCCTCTTTAAACATTAATCAGCAAAAACTgaggaaaaaaagtcaaaacaacGGCAGAAAATCCTGAGATCAGGTCAGACCTCTTTGCTCATGTtaagaaatggagaaaaaagtgttgttagagccttcaaataaatgaaatatgcCTCTATTTGGCGTGCTTCAAAGCAGTACTTCAGAACTTGAGTTCTACGCAGTGTTTTGcaatttgtttatatttagctTTATGTCAATCTCGCTGCCGCACCTCAATATAGCTGCAAGATTGACGTAAACCAAACAATcgtgtaaacacaaacagaaagagaactAGCTGAATTCAGGAAAGCGtctattgttgtttttcaaggACAGCCTGTTAGTCTGTATTAAATGTTGAATAGGACTTTATTGactatgtttaaaaaaagatgctcTGCTGCTatctgtgtttcctgcagcaCCGAGAGGAGAACTGTTCGGGTACTCgggcttctttcttttcttctgcttcctttttttgtattttgctttgaAAGGAAATGGATTAAAGTCTCATGCATGGCTGGCAATCgttcagtctgtgtttgtgtcatgaAGACATTTCACACAGACAATAAAGACGGTAATAAGGAACATAACGATGTTTTAAGTTATGTTTGTTGTGTATATGTTGGATTGTAGATTAAATGCACGTTGTTCTGTAGATCTATTACTATGATTGTGACCTTAACTGCATTATACATTACAGGTATAACaactttaatgtgaaataatcAGATATTTATCAgatattttgaataaaagagACTTTCCTACCCAATGTAAGAATGTAAAATGCAAACCATAGGTGACGAGGGTTATGTCTGTGAACTTTCTGGCATTGCtgaatgtaaaaacaaagtatttaatatt
The Eleginops maclovinus isolate JMC-PN-2008 ecotype Puerto Natales chromosome 1, JC_Emac_rtc_rv5, whole genome shotgun sequence genome window above contains:
- the pfdn4 gene encoding prefoldin subunit 4, with translation MAATMKANVAVEDVNVTFEDQQRINKFARNTSRMNELKNEIDAKKKSLQNMQDASDDLMMLEDDSILIPYQIGDVFVSHTQEETQEMLEAAKETLEQEVKALDDRVAAILQVLGDLKIQLYAKFGTNINLEADES